The Alosa alosa isolate M-15738 ecotype Scorff River chromosome 9, AALO_Geno_1.1, whole genome shotgun sequence genome includes a region encoding these proteins:
- the dcun1d4 gene encoding DCN1-like protein 4 isoform X3: protein MLDFQLNSHLSTLASIHKIYHTLHRLNLTEDVGPASHTTACCSRPMPPRKKRRPTAGDDLSAKKSRQDSVFRKHESSRIQEEEAFSSKRCLEWFYEYAGCDDVVGPEGMEKFCEDIGVEPENVVMLVLAWKLDAQSMGYFTLQEWLKGMGSLQCDSTEKLRRSLDYLRSVLNDPTNFKLIYRYAFDFAREKDQRSLDLNTAKCMLGLLLGKTWPLFPVFNQFLEQSKYKVINKDQWCNVLEFSRTINLDLSNYDEDGAWPVLLDEFVEWYKDRDMS from the exons aaCCTAACGGAGGACGTTGGGCCGGCATCGCATACCACAG CCTGCTGCTCCAGACCCATGCCCCCCAGGAAAAAGAGGAGACCCACTGCTGGGGATGACCTGTCTGCCAAGAAGAGTCGGCAGGACAG TGTTTTCAGAAAACACGAGTCCTCACGTatccaggaggaggaggccttCTCCAGTAAGAGGTGTCTGGAGTGGTTCTATGAGTATGCTG GATGTGATGATGTCGTGGGACCAGAGGGGATGGAGAAGTTCTGTGAAGATATAGGAGTGGAACCAGAAAAT GTGGTGATGCTGGTCCTAGCCTGGAAGCTGGACGCCCAGAGTATGGGCTATTTCACCTTACAGGAGTGGCTGAAGGGCATGGGCTCCTTGCA GTGTGACTCAACAGAGAAGCTGCGCAGGTCCCTTGATTACCTGAGGTCTGTCCTTAATGACCCCACCAACTTTAAGCTCATCTACCGATATGCCTTTGATTTTGCCCGG GAAAAGGACCAGAGGAGTTTAGACTTAAATACAGCCAAATGCATGCTGGGTCTTCTCCTGGGGAAGACATGGCCATTGTTTCCCGTGTTTAACCAGTTTCTAGAG CAATCGAAGTACAAAGTTATAAATAAAGACCAGTGGTGCAATGTACTAGAATTCAGCAGGACCATCAATCTGGATCTTAGCAACTATGATGAAGACGGAGCTT GGCCCGTGTTGTTGGATGAGTTTGTAGAGTGGTACAAAGACAGGGACATGTCATAG
- the dcun1d4 gene encoding DCN1-like protein 4 isoform X4 → MPPRKKRRPTAGDDLSAKKSRQDSVFRKHESSRIQEEEAFSSKRCLEWFYEYAGCDDVVGPEGMEKFCEDIGVEPENVVMLVLAWKLDAQSMGYFTLQEWLKGMGSLQCDSTEKLRRSLDYLRSVLNDPTNFKLIYRYAFDFAREKDQRSLDLNTAKCMLGLLLGKTWPLFPVFNQFLEQSKYKVINKDQWCNVLEFSRTINLDLSNYDEDGAWPVLLDEFVEWYKDRDMS, encoded by the exons ATGCCCCCCAGGAAAAAGAGGAGACCCACTGCTGGGGATGACCTGTCTGCCAAGAAGAGTCGGCAGGACAG TGTTTTCAGAAAACACGAGTCCTCACGTatccaggaggaggaggccttCTCCAGTAAGAGGTGTCTGGAGTGGTTCTATGAGTATGCTG GATGTGATGATGTCGTGGGACCAGAGGGGATGGAGAAGTTCTGTGAAGATATAGGAGTGGAACCAGAAAAT GTGGTGATGCTGGTCCTAGCCTGGAAGCTGGACGCCCAGAGTATGGGCTATTTCACCTTACAGGAGTGGCTGAAGGGCATGGGCTCCTTGCA GTGTGACTCAACAGAGAAGCTGCGCAGGTCCCTTGATTACCTGAGGTCTGTCCTTAATGACCCCACCAACTTTAAGCTCATCTACCGATATGCCTTTGATTTTGCCCGG GAAAAGGACCAGAGGAGTTTAGACTTAAATACAGCCAAATGCATGCTGGGTCTTCTCCTGGGGAAGACATGGCCATTGTTTCCCGTGTTTAACCAGTTTCTAGAG CAATCGAAGTACAAAGTTATAAATAAAGACCAGTGGTGCAATGTACTAGAATTCAGCAGGACCATCAATCTGGATCTTAGCAACTATGATGAAGACGGAGCTT GGCCCGTGTTGTTGGATGAGTTTGTAGAGTGGTACAAAGACAGGGACATGTCATAG